The Faecalibaculum rodentium genome segment GAGTATCAGGCGGTGATTTCTCCCATCTTCGGCAATATCGAAGATGAGGACAAGGAATACGAAAAGGTCCACAACGCCGTGGAGCTGCCCAAACCGGAGGAAGGGTTCTCCATGACCACCGTCATTTCTCCCATGTTCGGCAGTTCGCTGCCGCAGCAGGAGCCCGTCGAGCGGATTCCGGACTATCGCAAAAAAGAAACAAAGAAGCCGGCACCGGTCACCGACCTGCTGGATACCGGCAAGCCGAAGGGATACGACCCCGATCCGCTGCTTCCCGTGGAGGAAGACAAGCCGGAGACAAAGACGGGAGACAGGCAGTAATGGCAGTCCACTTTACGGGGATCAAGGGAACCGGCATGGCTGCCCTGGCCGGCATTCTCAAGGATGAAGGATTCGACGTAAAGGGATCCGATATCGACAAGTACATCTTCACGCAGGATGAACTCGAGAAGCGGGGGATTCCGGTCAGCTCCTTTGACCCGGCCAACATTCACGCGGGAGACACTGTCATCGCCGGCCTGTCCTTTGATGAAGCACATCCGGAGATTCAGAAGGCACTGGCGGATCCGACGGTGACTGTGTACTGGTACAACGAATACCTGGGGAAACTGCTGGAGCGTTATGAATCCATTTCCATCGCCGGAACCCATGGCAAGTCCACGACCACCGGTCTGCTCGCCAGCGTGCTGAAACTCCAGGCACCTACAGGATTTCTGATCGGGGACGGCCATGGCAGCATGCCGGAACACGCCAGATATTTCATACTGGAATCCTGCGAATTCAAGCGGCATTTCCTGGCTTACCATCCTGATTATGCAATCATCACCAACATTGAACTGGATCATGTGGATTACTACCGGGACATGGAAGACTATGTGTCGGCGTTCCAGTCCTTTGCGGATCAGGTCAAAAAGCTGGCGGTCGTCTGCGGGGATGACGAGCATCTCGTCCGGCTTCACTATAGCTGCCCGTATGTGACGTATGGCCTGAAGGATGGCTGTGATTACCAGGCGGTGAATGTCCAGGATGATGAACATGGCATATCCTTCGATGTAAGGAAGGACGGAAACATCATCGCCCATACTGCGCTTCCAGAGTCCGGCTATCCGTTCCTGATTGACAGTCTGGGTGTCTTTGCCATGGCCAGTGAGCTAGGCATGGACCCGGAAACCATTGAAGAGGGACTGCATGACTACCAGGGGATCAACCGGCGGTTCGTCATTGAGGAAGCGGGAAACAGCATTCTGATTGACGACTACGCCCATCATCCAACGGCGATCCGGTATATGATCGAGGCAGCCAGGAGCCGGTACCCCGGACGGAAGGTCATTGCGCTGTACAAGCCGGATCGTTACTCCCGGCTGCAGTTCTTCCTGGATGAGTTTGCCGAGTCCATGTCTCTTGCGGATGAGGCCATCCTGCTGGATTTCCCGAAAAACGCTGTACGGGAGGACGATACGATCACTGTGACGATCCAGGACCTGATCGACCGGGTGCCCGGAAGTATCCAGGGTGAGGTCGACCAGGCAACAGCCGGGAAACTGGCAGCGGAAGATGGTGCAGTGTTCCTGTTCATGAGCAGCAAGGATATTTACCTGCTGCGGGACATGGTGCGCGATCTACTGGAAAAACAGCCTGGGTAATCCGGATATTTCCTGCACTGCAAACCGCGGAATCGGATGGTTCCGCGGTTTTGCTCCTGCCTGCGGCGTCAGGCATCCTTTTACCGGATGCAGGATGTACAATACAGACAGGAGCAAAGAAACGAATGAGGTGCAGATATGCTGAGAGAACTGAACAATGAACGCCGAAACCTGGTATCGGATATCAAGCTGGAAGCGGCCAGCCGTGCACTGCGGGAAGCCGCAGACCGGCTCGATGACCGGATAATTCCCCTGAAGGGCAATCACCGGCAATATGAAGAACGCAACCACGAAGAAGATGTGAAGGATATCGTGATTCTCGCAGTGGCTGCAGGTCTGTCCGCTGCCGCTGTGATTGCGGTGATCGTTATGGTGACAAAACTGGTGAAGAAAAGCCGGGAAAAAGCCGATGAAAAGCTGGAGGAGATCAAACACGATCTGGAACGCCGCATCGAACAGGCGTAAACACTGACGGGAAGAGGGCTGCAGAACTGCAGCCTTTTTTATGGAGTCCTGTCTGCAAAAACTGCCGTCAGTCTCCTCTGCAGTCACCTGGTCCTGTACTCCTGTGCCGCGAGGCTGCCTTTGCAGAGAGCGGCCCAGGCAGCTGACCGGCTGTTCCGTAAATCGAAAGAGTTTGGAAATCCCATAAATTCAGACAGTTTGTAAGCACTGTGAGAATTATGAAAATTGTTTCAAACCGGTAAGGGGTGACAGGGGAATCATGCTATAATCGCTCTGAGGTGATATCAATGAGTCTGGACCAACTGATGCAGGCTGTTTCACAGTTCGCTTCCTGGCTGCTGCCTGTGGCAGGTGTAGCCGTACTGGTCTACCTGGTCCTGTTCCTCAAAACTCTGATTGAAACGCTGAAGGATCTTTCCCTGACCCTTCTGACAGCCCAGAATGAGATCGAGAAACTGGACGGACCCCTGCAGACACTGGATGACCTGTCCAAAACCGTGGACGAAGTGCACGCTGCCATGAAGCAGATGGCATCTTCTGCTGCCAGATCGGCACAGGAGGGGATGGAGCATGTCCGTGAATGGTTTTCCAGATCCAGAGAGGAAGCACAGGAAACTGCCGACACCATTCGGGTGAAGGCGGATGACATGATGACCGCTGCTGCTGCAGCCGCTGACAAAGCTATGGAGGATTGACATGACAGAAAAACCGAATGAACGTCCGGAAGACAAAAAGCCGGTTCAGCCGGATGAAACCGGAGCACAGAAAGAGGAACTGGAGCAGGTGGATGAAATGGAAAAAGAATCCATGTATGAGCTGCAGTCTCTGCGCGAAGCCAACAATGAAGCAAACGATGATGCCGTGAATGATGCCGAACAGGCCCTGAAGAAGATTTTTGAGGACATGCGGCGCTGGATCCGGGAAAACGGAGACCCGGAGGTCGTGAAGGAACGCCTGGAAAAGGGACGGCAGGACATTGCGAAGGTACTGACGGAAACCCGTGACAGCGTGATTGCACTCGCAAATTCCGAGCAGTTCAAAAAAACGGTGGAAGCCGGCAAAGAGTTTGTGGTCGGCACAGGCAGCATGATCGCCGATGGTGTCAAATATGGCGCAGATCAGCTGATGAAGAATCCGACCATCAACCGCGTTGTCACGGATGTGGACAGCAAACTGGATTCGCTTCGTGAAAACGAGAACCTGAAGGAAGTCGTGAACTCTGCAGAAGATGCCATGGACAAGCTGAATGCAGCGATCTTCAACGGTATCCGCAGCTTTTTCAGCAAGCCGCAAACCGGTTCCCGACCGGAAGAGGCTGCAGCACCTGCTGAAACAGAAGAGCCTGCTGTGACGGAAGACAAGGACCTTCCGGCTGTGCGCACGGAACAGAGACCGGCGGTGACGGACCAGCCGGATAAGAAATAACAGGCGTTCATGAAACGGATCACGATATACGATGTGGCCAAGGAGGCGGATGTATCCCTGGCAACGGTGAGCCGGGTCATCAATGACAGCAATGTTGTGCGGGAAGACACCCGTCAGCGGGTACAGGAGGCAATTGAAAAGCTTGGCTACAAGCCCAATGCCATCGCCCAGGGACTAGCATTGTCAAAGACCACGACCATTTCCATCGTCATGAGCGAAAACCTGTTTGCCTACAATTCCAGGATCCTGAATGGTCTGATGGATGTGGCAAAGATCTACAATTACAACATCATGTTTCATACGACTTCCAAGGGCATTTCCCGCATGCAGGATGTCATTGAGTCGATCATCAAATCCAGAGTGGACGGGGTGATTCTCTTCAACGACAACTTCAATGACGAGGAAATGGAAGTGCTCAAGGAGTACCAGATTCCCATGGTGATCGTGGGTGCCCGGCTCGACCGCAAGCCGGAGGGCAAGGTAGGCAACGTCTACGTCAACTTTGAAAAGCTGGCCTACGATCTCGTGAATGAAAGCTTTGACCGGGGCATAGATGACATCACGCTGGTGGAGGACAAGCTCAACCTCAGCATGATGAATCAGCTGCGCCGCGGAATCGAGAAGGCGTATGAGGAGCACGGAAAGGAATTCAAGGGGTATATCGGCTATGATGATTCCTACAAGAGTTCCTACAATTTCCTGACGGATTATTACAAGGACAAAAAACCGAGCCGGCTTGTGATCACCTTCCGGGATTCTCAGGCCATTGCCGTTCGGAATGCAGCCAACGAAGCCGGATGGAAATCCATGGAAGACTATGAAGTCATTTCCATTCTGGATTCCAAGTATCTTGCCATGGTCCGCCCGCCGATCAACTCCTACATTCTTCCGGAATATGACATGGGGGCCATTGCCATGCGTCTGCTGACGAAGATGCTGGTCAACGATCCGTCGGTTCAGGAAGACCGGGAAATCGAAATCGAATATTCGCCCATGATCCGGGAAAAGGACAAAACGGGCGAGACGGAAAAAGTGACGTTTGAGGCAGTCAGCTGACCGCCTGCAGGGAGCCGAATACCCGGCTCCTTTTTGCTTGTGTCTGCCATCTGATGACCGGACAGTGCGGTAGCCGGCAATCTGTACCACCGCTCTGGCAGACATCCGGTTTGCCACTGCCTGCAGACGGCGACTATAATGTGTCCATGGAAATGATTTACACAGACCAGTCCGAAACGGGGTTTCTGGACCAGTATCTGCCGCTGTATGAAGCCATTGCGGAAAAGACAGCCGCCACTCTCGCGCTCGCTGAAGAGTATCAGCTGGGTGTAGTGGCCATAACACCGGACCAGATTCACCTGATCAACCGGGACTACAGGAATGTGGACCGTCCGACGGATGTGATCAGTTTCGCTCTGCAGGACGATCCTGATGGATTCCGGATCCCGGGGGAGCCTGTTGAACTGGGGGATATTTTCATCAATGTGGAAGCCGTGAAGAACCAGGCCCGCGACTATGGACACAGCGAGAAACGCGAGGCCGGATTTCTGTTCTGTCATGGTCTGCTGCATCTTCTGGGGTATGATCACATGAAGCCGGAGGATGAGTCGGTCATGTTCGGTCTGCAGAAGGAGATCCTGCATGGGCTGGCTGATCAGTAGGTTCCGCTACGCCGGCCGGGGATTTCGAAACGGTGCATTCACGGACCGAAGCATTCGCCTGCAGCTGCTGCTGGGTCTGGCTGCCTGTGCAGCGGCCTGGTGGCTTGGCTGCTCCTGGCAGGAGTGGCTGTGGATCCTGCTGTCCATTGCACTGGTGGTCAGCGGCGAAATCTTCAATTCCTGCATCGAGAAGACCATCGACTATATTTCTTTGAAACGCGATCCCCGCGCCGCACTGATCAAGGATCTGGCTGCCGCCGGGGTTTCCGTGCTTTGTCTGTTTGCAGCCCTGACCGGCTGCTTCATATTTGTACCCAAGATTCTGGAGGTGTTTGCATCATGACTCACAAGTCAGGCTTTATAGCCATCATCGGCCGGCCGAATGCCGGGAAATCCACATTGCTGAACGCACTGCTGGGGACCAAGGTCGCCATCAGTTCCAACAAGCCCAATACAACGCGAAACAACATTGCCGGGATCCTGACAGAGCCGGATACACAGTTTGTGTTTCTGGATACGCCGGGGATACACAAACCGCAGCAGCAGCTCGGACGCGTGCTGAATAAAAACGCCTACAACGCCATGGATGATGCAGATGCGGTCGCCTGGATCATTGATGTGACACAGAATTTTGGGCCGGGGGATGAATTTGTCCTGGACCGGATCAGGAACCTGCACAAACCGGTGATTCTCCTGGTGAACAAAGTGGACCTTGTCCCGAAGGAGAAACTCCTGCGGAAGCTGCTGGACTGGCAGGAGAAGTTCGAGTTCAGTGACATCGTGCCTGTGTCGGCCAAAGACGGTGAAAACCTGGGGGAGCTCAAGGAGGTTTTCCGCAAGTATCTGCCGGAAGGTCCGTCGCTGTATCCCGAGGAAATGATCTCGGATCACGACCTGGCTTTCCAGCTGTGTGAGATCGTCCGTGAAAAGATCCTGTGGCGAACCCATGAAGAAATCCCGCATTCGGTCGCCGTGGTCCTGGAAAAAAGCGAGGAACGCGGTCGGAAGCTGATCCTGTCATTTGTGATCATTGTGGACCGCAACTCGCAGAAGGGGATCCTGATCGGCAAAGGGGGAGACATGATACGGTCGATCCGGCTGGCTGCCCAGACCGAAATCAAGAACCGGCTGAACCGCCCGGTGGATCTGGAACTGTATGTCCGCGTG includes the following:
- a CDS encoding UDP-N-acetylmuramate--L-alanine ligase, yielding MAVHFTGIKGTGMAALAGILKDEGFDVKGSDIDKYIFTQDELEKRGIPVSSFDPANIHAGDTVIAGLSFDEAHPEIQKALADPTVTVYWYNEYLGKLLERYESISIAGTHGKSTTTGLLASVLKLQAPTGFLIGDGHGSMPEHARYFILESCEFKRHFLAYHPDYAIITNIELDHVDYYRDMEDYVSAFQSFADQVKKLAVVCGDDEHLVRLHYSCPYVTYGLKDGCDYQAVNVQDDEHGISFDVRKDGNIIAHTALPESGYPFLIDSLGVFAMASELGMDPETIEEGLHDYQGINRRFVIEEAGNSILIDDYAHHPTAIRYMIEAARSRYPGRKVIALYKPDRYSRLQFFLDEFAESMSLADEAILLDFPKNAVREDDTITVTIQDLIDRVPGSIQGEVDQATAGKLAAEDGAVFLFMSSKDIYLLRDMVRDLLEKQPG
- a CDS encoding LacI family DNA-binding transcriptional regulator — its product is MKRITIYDVAKEADVSLATVSRVINDSNVVREDTRQRVQEAIEKLGYKPNAIAQGLALSKTTTISIVMSENLFAYNSRILNGLMDVAKIYNYNIMFHTTSKGISRMQDVIESIIKSRVDGVILFNDNFNDEEMEVLKEYQIPMVIVGARLDRKPEGKVGNVYVNFEKLAYDLVNESFDRGIDDITLVEDKLNLSMMNQLRRGIEKAYEEHGKEFKGYIGYDDSYKSSYNFLTDYYKDKKPSRLVITFRDSQAIAVRNAANEAGWKSMEDYEVISILDSKYLAMVRPPINSYILPEYDMGAIAMRLLTKMLVNDPSVQEDREIEIEYSPMIREKDKTGETEKVTFEAVS
- the ybeY gene encoding rRNA maturation RNase YbeY: MEMIYTDQSETGFLDQYLPLYEAIAEKTAATLALAEEYQLGVVAITPDQIHLINRDYRNVDRPTDVISFALQDDPDGFRIPGEPVELGDIFINVEAVKNQARDYGHSEKREAGFLFCHGLLHLLGYDHMKPEDESVMFGLQKEILHGLADQ
- a CDS encoding diacylglycerol kinase family protein; translation: MGWLISRFRYAGRGFRNGAFTDRSIRLQLLLGLAACAAAWWLGCSWQEWLWILLSIALVVSGEIFNSCIEKTIDYISLKRDPRAALIKDLAAAGVSVLCLFAALTGCFIFVPKILEVFAS
- the era gene encoding GTPase Era, with product MTHKSGFIAIIGRPNAGKSTLLNALLGTKVAISSNKPNTTRNNIAGILTEPDTQFVFLDTPGIHKPQQQLGRVLNKNAYNAMDDADAVAWIIDVTQNFGPGDEFVLDRIRNLHKPVILLVNKVDLVPKEKLLRKLLDWQEKFEFSDIVPVSAKDGENLGELKEVFRKYLPEGPSLYPEEMISDHDLAFQLCEIVREKILWRTHEEIPHSVAVVLEKSEERGRKLILSFVIIVDRNSQKGILIGKGGDMIRSIRLAAQTEIKNRLNRPVDLELYVRVEPNWRNKEAKIKEFGIDLQNE